The proteins below come from a single Plodia interpunctella isolate USDA-ARS_2022_Savannah chromosome 21, ilPloInte3.2, whole genome shotgun sequence genomic window:
- the LOC128679275 gene encoding uncharacterized protein LOC128679275 isoform X2: MDVRIEPKFIPHVQEETLDTDDCCIFDGVKYMLMQLLSIELSIVFVTQDDLMDTSIMNEGPHIIFLDDILEDYMGESLISTVIPNTFVITRGFNNVRYGKDVYLPVYKVGNGKDSLELARWNVFVHREKIELMGRVSVLPVRSESDMDEARKSIKASSLYHQLILLANYPDFLELKKIVHDGRLHFDLNYTFVVFTNNTNVTDDMLTQKPRLRTDLVFTVLKDGIWGGEYYVPVKN; encoded by the exons ATGGATGTCCGTATAGAACCAAAATTTATACCTCATGTACAAGAAGAAACCTTGGAT ACTGATGATTGTTGCATCTTCGATGGAGTCAAATATATGCTGATGCAACTGTTATCTATTGAATTGAGCATCGTGTTTGTTACACAAGACGATCTAATGGACACGTCTATCATGAATGAAGGCCCTCACATCATATTCCTTGATGACATTTTAGAAGATTac ATGGGCGAATCTTTGATCAGCACAGTGATACCGAATACGTTCGTGATAACTCGTGGATTCAATAACGTAAGGTACGGCAAAGATGTCTACTTGCCTGTATATAAAGTTGGAAACGGCAAAGATAGCCTTGAACTCGCTCGTTGGAATGTCTTTGTACATAGGGAGAAAATTGAGTTGATGGGAAGAGTATCTGTGCTTCCAGTAAGATCTGAGAGCGACATGGACGAAGCTCGTAAATCTATAAAGGCATCATCATTGTACCATCAACTGATACTACTAGCGAACTACCCCGATTTTTTGGAACTGAAGAAGATTGTACATGATGGAAGATTGCATTTTGATCTAAATTACACGTTCGTGGTGTTTACAAATAACACCAATGTTACGGACGATATGCTTACGCAAAAGCCGAGGCTCAGAACGGACTTGGTGTTTACCGTTTTGAAAGAT ggAATTTGGGGAGGAGAATATTACGTGCCTGTGAAGAACTGA
- the LOC128679275 gene encoding uncharacterized protein LOC128679275 isoform X1, translated as MDVRIEPKFIPHVQEETLDINTTLFVFAQVVAENVNTKNLLVYYYKTDDCCIFDGVKYMLMQLLSIELSIVFVTQDDLMDTSIMNEGPHIIFLDDILEDYMGESLISTVIPNTFVITRGFNNVRYGKDVYLPVYKVGNGKDSLELARWNVFVHREKIELMGRVSVLPVRSESDMDEARKSIKASSLYHQLILLANYPDFLELKKIVHDGRLHFDLNYTFVVFTNNTNVTDDMLTQKPRLRTDLVFTVLKDGIWGGEYYVPVKN; from the exons ATGGATGTCCGTATAGAACCAAAATTTATACCTCATGTACAAGAAGAAACCTTGGAT ATAAATACAACACTTTTTGTATTTGCACAAGTGGTAGCTGAAAATGTGAACACTAAAAATCTTTTGGTGTACTATTACAAGACTGATGATTGTTGCATCTTCGATGGAGTCAAATATATGCTGATGCAACTGTTATCTATTGAATTGAGCATCGTGTTTGTTACACAAGACGATCTAATGGACACGTCTATCATGAATGAAGGCCCTCACATCATATTCCTTGATGACATTTTAGAAGATTac ATGGGCGAATCTTTGATCAGCACAGTGATACCGAATACGTTCGTGATAACTCGTGGATTCAATAACGTAAGGTACGGCAAAGATGTCTACTTGCCTGTATATAAAGTTGGAAACGGCAAAGATAGCCTTGAACTCGCTCGTTGGAATGTCTTTGTACATAGGGAGAAAATTGAGTTGATGGGAAGAGTATCTGTGCTTCCAGTAAGATCTGAGAGCGACATGGACGAAGCTCGTAAATCTATAAAGGCATCATCATTGTACCATCAACTGATACTACTAGCGAACTACCCCGATTTTTTGGAACTGAAGAAGATTGTACATGATGGAAGATTGCATTTTGATCTAAATTACACGTTCGTGGTGTTTACAAATAACACCAATGTTACGGACGATATGCTTACGCAAAAGCCGAGGCTCAGAACGGACTTGGTGTTTACCGTTTTGAAAGAT ggAATTTGGGGAGGAGAATATTACGTGCCTGTGAAGAACTGA
- the MED21 gene encoding mediator of RNA polymerase II transcription subunit 21 gives MADRLTQLQDTINQQAEHFCNSIGILQQFSTPSKFHGLDRSGSQTPQQQQNQEDYAMLFATLISRCAKDIDTLIESLPSEESSAELQVQSLRRLEAENKEAAEQLEEVVRQGEILLEKIQGALSDIAQCQLDMQNPALILNKDIKPQL, from the exons ATGGCAGATCGTTTGACCCAGCTTCAAGATACAATAAATCAA CAAGCTGAGCACTTTTGTAACAGCATCGGCATATTACAACAGTTCTCCACGCCCAGCAAGTTTCACGGCTTGGACCGAAGCGGTTCTCAGACGCCGCAGCAGCAGCAAAATCAAGAAGACTATGCCATGTTATTTGCGACTTTGATATCGAGATGTGCTAAGGATATCGATACTTTGATCGAGTCATTGCCGAGTGAGGAGAGCTCTGCGGAGCTCCAAGTACAGAGTTTGAGGCGATTAGAGGCCGAAAATAAAGAGGCGGCTGAGCAGTTGGAAGAG GTTGTCCGTCAAGGAGAGATTTTACTAGAAAAGATACAAGGTGCTCTGAGCGATATCGCTCAGTGCCAGCTTGATATGCAAAACCCTGCCTTGATCCTGAACAAGGACATTAAACCACAGTTATAG
- the Rad1 gene encoding cell cycle checkpoint protein RAD1 yields MDDGISDYYFTASMDSGKNLCNLLKAIQFQESAVFCALPEGLKLTVEEGKCVQASAYVPADNFTEYHVRDDVDVMFKISIAVLAECLNIFGSGEESSLKMYYRCEGSPLLLVLQPQSVNNVMTDCEIFTQTADSILELRDEDTPEVAKLVLKAPAFLGLLADIERSCDIIEINLSPEHPNVSIITYGMQDRSCIDVPKSSDMMQSFSCEQPVTLKYQLHHIRLIMKALGISTKVVLRCSSNGLLLLQLKLEDQRDQKQMFSEFYIVPLLDD; encoded by the exons ATGGATGATGGGATATCAGACTATTACTTTACAGCATCAATGGATTCTGGCAAGAATTTATGCAATTTGTTGAAGGCTATCCAGTTccaagag TCAGCTGTGTTCTGTGCCTTACCTGAGGGTTTGAAACTGACGGTGGAGGAAGGGAAGTGTGTTCAAGCCTCTGCGTATGTGCCTGCTGATAACTTCACGGAGTATCATGTCAGAGATGATGTTGATGTTATGTTCAAA ataaGTATAGCAGTATTGGCTGAATGCCTCAACATATTTGGCTCCGGTGAAGAATCCAGTTTGAAGATGTACTACAGATGTGAAGGATCCCCTTTACTGCTTgt ATTACAACCTCAATCGGTCAACAATGTGATGACAGACTGTGAAATCTTTACACAAACAGCAGACTCTATCCTTGAGCTCCGAGACGAGGACACGCCCGAAGTGGCCAAACTAGTACTGAAGGCGCCggctttcctcggcctcctgGCAGACATTGAGAGGTCCTGTGATATCATTGAGATTAACTTGTCACCTGAACATCCTAATGTCAGCATTATTACATATGGAATGCAA GATAGATCATGTATCGACGTGCCAAAGTCTTCGGATATGATGCAGAGTTTCAGTTGTGAACAACCAGTGACCTTGAAGTATCAGCTGCATCATATTAGGCTCATTATGAAGGCCCTCGGTATATCAACAAag GTAGTGTTGAGGTGTAGTTCGAACGGCTTACTCTTGCTGCAGTTAAAATTAGAAGATCAGCGAGaccaaaaacaaatgttttcaGAATTCTATATAGTTCCATTGCttgatgattaa